DNA from Stenotrophomonas acidaminiphila:
TCGCGGCGTGTACACCGGCGACACCGTGATCGGGCTGAAGGGCCGGATCGTGTTCGAGGCGCCGGGCCTGACCGCGCTGCTGGCCGCGCACCGCGCGCTGGAAGACGCGGTGCTGACCAAGCAGCAGAACCGCTTCAAGCCGGACGTGGCGCGCAAGTGGGTGGAGCTGGTCTACGAAGGCTTCTACCACGACCCGCTGAAGACCGACCTGGAGGCGTTCCTGCGGTCCTCGCAGGGCAAGGTCAACGGCGAAGTGGTGCTGGAGACCCGTGGCGCCCGCGTCGATGCGGTGGCGGTGCGCTCGCCGCACATCCTCAACGCCAAGGGCGCGACGTACGCGCAGTCGGCCGACTGGGGCGTGGAGGAGGCCGAGGGTTTCATCAAGCTGTTCGGCATGAGCTCCACGCTGTACGCACAGGTCAACCACGGCTGAGCGCGACGGCATGGGTGGGCTGCGCATCAGCACCGACAAGGGGGAACTCGACGTTCCCCTGATCCACCGCTTCCTCTCGACCGGGGCCTACTGGAGCCCCGGCGTTGCGAGGGAAACGGTGGAGCGTGCGATCGCCGGCTCGCTGTGCTTCGGCGGCTACCTTGATGGTGCCGGGCAGGTGGCGTTCGCGCGGGTCATCACCGACGCGGCCACGTTCGCCTACCTGGCCGACGTGTTCGTCCTGCCGGCGCATCGCGGGCGCGGGCATGCCGTGCAGCTGATGGACGCGGTCGTGGCCCATCCGCAGCTGCAGGGACTGCGCCGCTTCATGCTGGCGACGCTCGACGCGCATGGCCTGTACGCGCGCTACGGCTTCGTCGCGCCGGCCCGGCCAGAACGGCTGATGGAAATCGTCAGCGCCGCCACCTGACCGGTGGGCACACCACCGGCTCCCACCTCTACTTCCATTCCGATGACCGACCTGCTCGACAACACCCTGGCGCACCTGGAAAAGCTGGTGGCCTTCGACACCCGCAACCCGCCGCGCGCGATCACCACCGGCGGCATTTTCGATTACCTGCGCGCGAACCTGCCCGGGTTCCAGGTGGAGGTGACCGACCACGGCGCGGGCGCGGTCAGCCTGTACGCGGTGCGTGGCACGCCCAGATACCTGTTCAACGTGCACCTGGACACGGTGCCGGATTCGCCGCACTGGAGTGCCGATCCGCACGTGATGCGGCGCCTGGACGACCGCGTGGTCGGCCTCGGCGTATGCGACATCAAGGGCGCCGCGGCCGCGCTGGTGGCGGCCGCCAACCTCAGCGACGGCGATGCGGCCTTCCTGTTCTCCTCGGACGAAGAAGCCAACGACCCGCGCTGCATCGCGGCCTTCCTGGCCCGCGGCATCCCGTATGAGGCGGTGCTGGTGGCCGAGCCGACCCTGGGCGAGGCGGTGCTGGCGCACCGTGGCATCAGTTCGGTGCTGATGAAGTTCAGCGGCCGCGCCGGCCATGCCTCCGGGCAGCAGGACGCCGCGGCCAGCGCGCTGCACCAGGCCATGCGCTGGGGCGGCCGCGCGCTGGACCATGTGCAGTCGCTGGCGCATGCCCGCTTCGGCGGGCTGACCGGGCTGCGCTTCAACATCGGCCGCGTCGAAGGCGGCATCAAGGCCAACATGATCGCGCCCGAGGCCGAGCTGCGCTTCGGCTTCCGCCCGCTGCCGTCGATGGATATCGACCAGCTGCTGGCCACCTTTGCCGCTTTCGCCGAGCCGGCGGCCGCGCACTTCGAGGAGACCTTCCGCGGTCCGAGCCTGCCGTCCGGCGACATCGCCCGCGCCGAGGAACGCCGCCTGGCCGCGCGCGACATCGCCGAGGAGCTGGGCCTGCCGATCGGCAACGCGGTCGATTTCTGGACCGAGGCCTCGCTGTTCTCGGCCGCCGGCTACACCACGATGGTCTACGGCCCCGGCGACATCGCCCAGGCCCACACGGCCGACGAGTTCGTGACGCTGGAGCAGCTGCAGCGCTACGCCGGTTCGGTCCTCACCATCCTGCAGCGCGGCGCCTGATCGCCGCGTTCCACCCCCAAGACAGACGAACTGCCCACCATGCAACCCCACCGCCAGACCCGCCAGACCATCGTGCGCCTGCTCTCGAGCATGGCCAGCGCGAAGGAGATCAGCCAGTACCTCAAGCGCTTCTCGCAGCTGGACGCCAAGCGCTTCGCCGTGGTCAAGGTCGGCGGCGCGGTGCTGCGCGACGACCTGGAGGCGCTGACGTCCTCGCTGTCGTTCCTGCAGGAAGTCGGGCTGACCCCGATCGTGCTGCACGGCGCCGGCCCGCAGCTCGATGCCGAGCTGGCGGCCGCCGGCATCGAGAAGCACACCGTCAACGGCCTGCGCGTGACCACCCCCGAAGCGCTGGCGATCGTGCGCAAGGTGTTCCAGCAGTCCAACCTGCAGCTGGTCGAGGCACTGCAGCAGAACGGCGCCCGCGCCACCTCCATCACCGGCGGCGTGTTCGAGGCCGAGTACCTGGACCGTGACACCTACGGGCTGGTCGGCGAGGTGAAGCGGGTCAACCTGGCGCCGATCGAGGCCAGCCTGCGCGCCGGCTCGATCCCGGTCATCACCTCGCTGGGCGAGACCCCGAGCGGGCAGATCCTCAACGTCAACGCCGACTTCGCCGCCAACGAACTGGTGCAGGAGCTGCAGCCGTACAAGATCATCTTCCTCACCGGCACCGGCGGCCTGCTCGATGCCGACGGCAGGCTGATCGATTCGATCAACCTGTCCACCGAGTACGAGCACCTGATCCAGCAGCCGTGGCTGCACGGTGGCATGAAGGTCAAGATCGAACAGATCAAGGACCTGCTGGACAGGCTGCCGGAGGAATCCTCGGTCTCGATCACGCGCCCGGCCGACCTGGCCAAGGAGCTGTTCACCCACAAGGGCTCCGGCACCCTGGTCCGGCGCGGCGAGAAGGTGCTCAAGGCCACGTCCTGGGAGCAGCTGGACACCGCGCGGCTGAAGGCACTGATCGAATCCAGCTTCGGCCGCAGGCTCGTACCCGACTATTTCGAGAAGACCCGGCTGCTGCGCGCCTATGTCAGCGAGAACTACCGTACCGCGGTGATCCTCACCGACGAGGCCGAGGGCGTGTACCTGGACAAGTTCGCCGTGCTCGACGACGCGCAGGGCGAAGGCCTGGGTCGCGCGGTATGGAACGTGATGCTGGAGGAAACCCCGCAGCTGTTCTGGCGCTCGCGCAACGGCAACCCGGTCAACCACTTCTACTACGCCGAGTCCGACGGCTGCTACAAGCTGGACCACTGGAAGGTGTTCTGGTTCGGCGCCAGCGACTTCGACCGCATCCGCGGCTTCGTCGAGCACTGCGGCCGGCGCAAGGCCAGCCTGCAGGGATGACGCCATGACCGGGGCCACGGCCAATGCCTGCTGGAACACCGTGCCGGAGCTGCGCGGCGCGCATGTGCCGCTGGAACCGCTGCGCATTGAACACGTGCCCGCGCTGCGGCAGGCGCTGGGCGGGGGCGAGCTGTCGCGCCTGTGGTACGCCAACGTGCCGGCGCCGGAGGCGGTGGAGCACTACGTCGCGGCGGCGCTGGACGCGCAGGCACGGGGCGAGGCGCTGCCGTTCGCGGTCCGCGACAGCCGCGGCGAAGTGGTCGGCTGCACCCGCTGTTACGCACTGGACGCCGGGGTGCCGCGGCTGAACATCGGCTTCACCTGGTACCACCCCGGGTGCAGCGCACCGGCGTGAACACCGAAGCCAAGCTGCTGTTGCTGCGCCATGCCTTCGAGGCGCTGGGCTGCATCGGCGTCGGCTTCGAGACCAGCTGGTTCAACCATGCCTCGCGTAGCGCCATTGCCCGGCTCGGCGCGAGGCAGGACGGCGTGCTGCGCAACCACAAGCGCCACGCCGACGGCACGCCGCGCGACACCGTGGTGTTCTCCATCCTCGACAGCGAATGGCCGGCGGTACGCCGCCATCTGCGGTCCCTACTGGATTCGCATTCATGACCGACAGCAAATTCTCGCTGGGCATCGTCGGTGCCCGCGGCCATACCGGCGCCGAGCTGATCCGGCTGATCGCCGCGCACCCGCGGATCGAACTGGCCTTCGTTTCCTCGCGCGAGCTGGACGGCCAGCGCGTGGCCGATCACAACGACGGCTACCGCGGCGAGCTGCGCTACGAGAGCCTCGACCCGCAGGCGGTGGCCGCCAAGGGCGCCGATGCGGTGATCCTGGCCCTGCCCAATGGCAAGGCCGGGCCCTTCGTGGCCGCGCTGGATGCCGCCCGCCCGGAAACGGTGATCGTGGATCTCTCCGCCGACTACCGCTTCGACAATGCCTGGTATTACGGCCTGCCGGAGCTGACCCGCGATGCGTACGCCGGGCAGAAGCGCATCAGCAACCCGGGCTGCTA
Protein-coding regions in this window:
- a CDS encoding GNAT family N-acetyltransferase — protein: MGGLRISTDKGELDVPLIHRFLSTGAYWSPGVARETVERAIAGSLCFGGYLDGAGQVAFARVITDAATFAYLADVFVLPAHRGRGHAVQLMDAVVAHPQLQGLRRFMLATLDAHGLYARYGFVAPARPERLMEIVSAAT
- a CDS encoding acetylornithine deacetylase (catalyzes the formation of L-ornithine from N(2)-acetyl-L-ornithine) → MTDLLDNTLAHLEKLVAFDTRNPPRAITTGGIFDYLRANLPGFQVEVTDHGAGAVSLYAVRGTPRYLFNVHLDTVPDSPHWSADPHVMRRLDDRVVGLGVCDIKGAAAALVAAANLSDGDAAFLFSSDEEANDPRCIAAFLARGIPYEAVLVAEPTLGEAVLAHRGISSVLMKFSGRAGHASGQQDAAASALHQAMRWGGRALDHVQSLAHARFGGLTGLRFNIGRVEGGIKANMIAPEAELRFGFRPLPSMDIDQLLATFAAFAEPAAAHFEETFRGPSLPSGDIARAEERRLAARDIAEELGLPIGNAVDFWTEASLFSAAGYTTMVYGPGDIAQAHTADEFVTLEQLQRYAGSVLTILQRGA
- a CDS encoding acetylglutamate kinase, which produces MQPHRQTRQTIVRLLSSMASAKEISQYLKRFSQLDAKRFAVVKVGGAVLRDDLEALTSSLSFLQEVGLTPIVLHGAGPQLDAELAAAGIEKHTVNGLRVTTPEALAIVRKVFQQSNLQLVEALQQNGARATSITGGVFEAEYLDRDTYGLVGEVKRVNLAPIEASLRAGSIPVITSLGETPSGQILNVNADFAANELVQELQPYKIIFLTGTGGLLDADGRLIDSINLSTEYEHLIQQPWLHGGMKVKIEQIKDLLDRLPEESSVSITRPADLAKELFTHKGSGTLVRRGEKVLKATSWEQLDTARLKALIESSFGRRLVPDYFEKTRLLRAYVSENYRTAVILTDEAEGVYLDKFAVLDDAQGEGLGRAVWNVMLEETPQLFWRSRNGNPVNHFYYAESDGCYKLDHWKVFWFGASDFDRIRGFVEHCGRRKASLQG